A window of the Candidatus Margulisiibacteriota bacterium genome harbors these coding sequences:
- a CDS encoding glycosyltransferase has protein sequence MKKNILFLHTTGNWWDHRYYFKQMPALVNADFSVSYLVCTSEKIDNPQINTFIVSKKTVKRARISGGFNLLGKVLKSDSNLVQICNLELLPLGIFLALFTSKKVFYDCREDHYNAMLSSKVWFSKWIRLLLAAGVKVLEFLASKSFTGFIVSDPAIFKMHKYMSDKKKVLFYNMAINQQFENEQIKNNNAEKLYDLVVLGSMSIRTGVLNVVEALVALKKQGFILKLKLIGNPRIDKLLWEKIEKFISEENLHNQIHITGKVHYSQVPNELLDCKIAIIPLLDLPKFRNNMATKQFEYMASGLPIISSRLQPQQYFIQEGFNGLFYEPGNVQDLVEKILVLIENPELAAKMGKNGLQKTKKDWNSENQQLKYVDFYLNRILNKPYIEDQLPPIKV, from the coding sequence ATGAAAAAAAACATACTTTTCTTGCATACTACGGGTAACTGGTGGGATCACCGCTATTACTTCAAACAAATGCCGGCCCTGGTCAATGCTGATTTTTCAGTGAGCTATTTGGTTTGTACTTCTGAAAAAATCGATAATCCTCAAATTAATACATTTATTGTATCTAAAAAAACAGTAAAAAGGGCAAGAATTTCTGGAGGTTTTAATCTTTTAGGTAAAGTTCTGAAATCAGATAGCAATCTGGTGCAAATTTGTAACCTTGAATTGCTGCCATTGGGTATTTTTTTGGCATTGTTCACCTCAAAAAAAGTCTTTTACGATTGCCGGGAGGATCATTATAATGCAATGCTGTCAAGCAAAGTTTGGTTTTCAAAATGGATCAGATTATTGTTGGCTGCGGGAGTTAAAGTATTGGAGTTTTTGGCCTCTAAAAGTTTTACCGGATTTATTGTATCAGATCCTGCAATTTTTAAGATGCACAAGTATATGTCTGATAAAAAGAAGGTTTTGTTTTACAACATGGCAATCAATCAACAATTTGAAAACGAACAAATAAAAAATAATAATGCTGAAAAATTGTATGATTTAGTTGTATTAGGATCAATGAGCATTCGAACCGGTGTGTTGAATGTAGTTGAAGCTTTAGTGGCACTAAAAAAACAGGGCTTTATTCTAAAATTAAAACTAATTGGTAATCCACGTATTGACAAATTGTTGTGGGAAAAAATTGAAAAATTTATTAGTGAAGAAAACCTTCACAACCAAATACATATCACCGGGAAAGTACATTACTCCCAAGTCCCAAATGAATTATTAGACTGTAAAATAGCAATAATTCCGTTACTTGACTTGCCAAAATTCAGGAACAACATGGCGACTAAACAGTTCGAATATATGGCAAGTGGATTACCGATAATATCGTCGCGGTTGCAACCACAACAATACTTTATTCAGGAAGGATTTAACGGACTTTTTTATGAGCCTGGAAACGTACAAGATTTAGTTGAGAAAATTTTAGTATTAATTGAAAATCCAGAACTCGCAGCAAAAATGGGAAAAAATGGTTTGCAAAAAACTAAAAAAGATTGGAATTCAGAAAATCAGCAGTTAAAATATGTTGATTTTTATTTAAATCGTATCCTAAACAAACCTTATATAGAGGATCAGCTTCCACCAATAAAAGTATAA